The DNA segment tagtactaaaacactttagtatctcccttgagccaaggtcctggcagagttgtgcagactctggacaatgaagccctggaggaatacccagatttaaagaggagtccgtaatttgctttctaatgatcatgatcttttcctcaaaaaagttcataaatttattactgctgaagtgaaagccatcctccatttgcgaatgctgctttttagttagctttgcgacagtgtcaaaaagaaatttcagattgttcttattttcctcaattaagttggaaaaataggatgatcgtgcagcagtgagggctcttcgatactgcacggtactgtctttccaagctagtcggaagacttccagtttagtgtggcgccatttccgttccaattttctggaagcttgcttcagagctcgtgtattttctgtataccagggagctagtttcttatgacagatgtttttaatttttaggggtgcaactgcatctagggtattgcgcaaggttgaattgagttcctcggttaggtggttaactgattcttgtcctctgacgtccttgggtaggcagagggagtctggaagggcatcaaggaatctttgggttgtctgagaatttatagcacgacttttaatcttccttggttggggtctgagcagattatttgttgcaattgtaaacgcaataaaatgatggtccgataatccaggattatgaggaaaaacattaagatccacaacatttattccatgggacaaaactaggtccagagtatgactgtggcagtgagtaggtccagagacatgttggacaaaacccactgagtcgatgatggctccgaaagccttttggagtgggtctgtggacttttccatgtgaatgttaaagtcaccaaaaattagaatattatctgctatgactacaagatccgataggaattcagggaactcagtaaggaacactgcatatggcccaggaggcctgtaaacagtagctataaaaagtgattgagtaggctgcatagatttcatgactagaagctcaaaagacgaaaacgtcattgttttttttttgtaaattgaaatttgctatcgtaaatgttagcaacacctccgcctttgccggatgcacggggggtttggtcactagtgtaaccagggggtgaggcctcatttaacacagtaaattcatcaggcttaagccatgtttcagtcaggccaatcacatcaagattatgatcagtgattagttcattgactataactgccttggaagtgagggatctaacattaagtaacccaattttgagatgtgaagtatcacaatctctttcaataatggcaggaatggaggaggtctttatactagtaagattactgaagcgaacaccgccatttttaattttgcccaaccaagatcgaggcacagacacggtctcaatggggaaagctgagctgactacgctaactgtgctagtggcagactccactaagctggcaggctggctaacagcctgttgcctggcctgcaccctatttcattgtggagctagaggagttagagccctgtctatgttcgtagataagatgagagcacccctccagctaggatggagtccgtcactcctcagcaggccaggcttggtcctgtttgtgggtgaatcccagaaagagggccagttatctacaaattctatcttttgggaggggcagaaaacagttttcatccagcgattgagttgtgagactctgctgtagagctcatcactccccctaactgggagggggccagagacaattactcgatgccgacacatctttctagctgatttacacgctgaagctatattgcgcttggtgacctctgactgtttcatcctaacatcgttggtgccgacgtggataacaatatctctatactctctacactcgccagttttagctttagccagcaccgtctttagattagccttaacgtcggtagccctgccccctggtaaacagtgtatgattgctggatgattagttttaagtctaatactgcgggtaatggagtcgccaataactagggttttcaatttgtcagagctaatggtgggagccgtcggcgtctcagaccccacaacgggaggagcagagaccagagaagtctcggcctccgactccgactcgcttaacggggagaaccggttgaaagtttctgtcggctgaataagcgacaccggttgagcattcctacagcgtttccctccagaagccatgagaaagatgtccggctgcggggaccgtgcgagggggtttatactaacgttactatctgtacttgctggtggcacagacgctgtttcatcctttcctacactgaaattacccttgcctaacgattgcgtctgaagctgggcttgcagcacagctatccttgccgtaaggcgatcgttctcctgtatattatgagtacaacgactgcaattagaaggcatcatgttaatgttacttagcttcggctgtttgaagtcctgacgaaccatgtccagataaaacctccggggtaggaaagttgaatgaaaaaaaaaagttgagtgagggaaaaagtaaaaatatacggtaatgaaaaagtaaaaaaccgtcaggtagcaaagtaaaaacggcaacaaaaacgcacaacagcgtaaacaagtctgcaagttgtgaccggaaacaggaaacaggaaaaagGGTAATGTCCTGCTGTACCAGTCCTAACTTGTCCTTTCCCCCCCCCTCAGTCCTAACCTGTCCTTTTCCCCCCCTCAGTCCCAACCTGTCCTTTGTCCCCCCCCTCAGTCCTAACCTGTCCTTTGTCCCCCCCCTCAGTCCTAACCTGTCCTTTGCCCCCCCTCAGTCCTAACTTGTCCTTTTCCCCCCCTCAGTCCTAACCTGTCCTTTGTCCCCCCCCTCAGTCCTAACCTGTCCTTTGTCCCCCCCTCAGTCCTAACCTGTCCTtttcccccccccctcagtcCTAACCTGTCCTTTGTCCCCCCCCTCAGTCCTAACCTGTCCTTTGGCCCCCCTCAGTCCTAACTTGTCCTTTTCCCCCCCTCAGTCCTAACCTGTCCTTTGTCCCCCCCTCAGTCCTAACCTGTCCTTTGTCCCCCCCTCAGTCCTAACCTGTCCTTTGTCCCCCCCAGTCCTAACCTGTCCTTTGTCCCCCCCAGTCCTAACCTGTCCTTTGTCCATCTGACCTGTGTGGCAACAGATGCTGAAACTTAATACAGAGTGCAGGAAAAATATAGTAAAAATACATAAATGACAAAACAGAAACCAAAGACGCTGTAGGTTTTCTCTCTTCGGTATTAGACCCGTGTTGTACCATTGTAAGCTGCTGATGAAGTTTGTGGTCATACGCACATCCTTAAAAAAACTTGGTGCTGAGCTAACGAAGTACTACTAGAAAAGAACAGAAGGGCCCCACACTGAATAGATGCTGATGAGACCAATTGTATAAAACAACAGCACCATCTTCAACACTTGAACACCATCTCTTCACTTTTAAGTTATTCCAGATACGTCAGCATAGGTGACATATAACTACAAGGGTTAAATATCCCCATATTTCACATATTTCAATTAGACCATGTTGGTTATTCAAGTCTTCATTATTTAACGAGTACATTTGCAATTTCATCTTTTCTTGGATTGACCTGTGAGAACGTTACCTGCAGAGACAAACGGTAACTAGCTCCTGAAACGAAAGGCTAGGATAACAAACTACAAATGAGTCCATCTTCAGACAAGAGGCAATTACAACAAAAATCTATTCCCACTGGCTCGATATCCCATGAGGCATTGTGTTGATTATGCTAATGAGAGGATTGCAGGGAAAGATCAGCATCCCCACTATGTCGTTGAGCGGTTGATCTATAGAGACGGACAGATATGACTGTTATAGATCATACAAATACCATTGTCCTTCTCTTTATGTCCATTTTAATATTAGCCGACACACTCCGGAGCCCTTTGTAAACATTTATAAATCCCGGCCTAAGTGTGGCTTAACGATCCTATAAAACCTTAATTAAAAGGTTCATTTTTGGCCAGTGGATTTATTACAAACAGCTACATAACAGGCCTACTGAGCTGGAgctgggttgtgtgggtaagagagagagaacgcgtgtgtgtgagaatgagagactgtttgagagtgtgtgtgtctgtggacaTGCAGAGTAACACAGTGACGTCCATGATAGATGATCTCCTGGTGATTATGCTCTCCCTTTGGGAAAGGACCGCATAGTCCTCCAGTCGACTTTTAAAAGGCCTGCTCAACGTCCTCACCTTCTCTTacctatcagtgtgtgtgtgtgtgtgtgtgtgtgtgtactatacaTGTTTGACAGACCCCATGTGAATGAATGATAGTGATGCGTGTGTGATTCTGGGAAAGTGTATGCATGTTTACATGTGACCTCATGCAGTACATTCTCTGCACAGTCGGCCGGCGCCATGTGGCACTgacacgtctgtctgtctgtctgtctgtctgtctgtctgtctgtgtgtctgtgtgtgggtatgcatgtctgtgtgtatgcacgtctgtcggtcggtcggtcggtcggtcggtcggtcggtcggtcggtctgtctgtctgtctgtctgtctgtctgtctgtctgtctgtctgtctgtctgtctgtctgtctgtctgtctgtctgtctgtctgtctgtctgtctgtctgtctgtctgtctgtgtgtctgtgtgtctgtgtgtctgtatactaTTACTTTCAGGGGTCATCTCCATTCCCCTCTTGTTTACTTGCACAAAGCCCAGGGGATGAGAAAAGTAAATTTCCAGCGTTCCAGGTTCTCCTCAGGTCTTCCACCTCATCCCTACCCCTGCTGTTCACTGACGATAGTGATACATCACGCAGCGTAAGGACACCTCGCCTCACAGAGAAGAGGGCTGACACAAACACTAACGGTCAATAGCACAACATTGCCTCTTCTACTCAATGTGACCCAATGCATGCTAGTGTTGGGAGATTATGTGGGGAGTTACAAGGACTGACTGCCGTGTATTTCTCCCATAGTGCTGCGACCGGCAGCCTCTTTATAATTTCCTTTCTAATTCATCATTTAATATTCATACTATTAAGGCAAAGAACCTGAAGTGCTCTGCCGCCGTTGGAAAATAATCGATTTAACTTCATAATCCGCCGTCATTTGTGACAATTAAACGGGTGATGTCCGTGGATAGAAGTTTAATTACGTTTGACATTCATACAATTTGTCTCAAAGGAGGAATCGCGCTTCCATTACTGAGGTGGGTGGGGTTGCATGTTGAGCAAGGACATGAAGCTTTAGTAGCAAAAGTCTGAACGTCAGtcaagtcagccagccagttccTTAGTGTCGCGCTTCAATACCGCCCGCCTGTATGCCCACGTCTCTTCCACCACCTATCACCCATCTATCAGAACTGTCCCCGCCTGTATGCCCACGTCTCTTCCACCACCTATCACCCATCTATCAGAACTGTCCCCGCCTGTATGCCCACGTCTCTTCCACCACCTATCACCCATCTATCAGAACTGTCCCCGCCTGTATGCTCACGTCTCTTCCACTACCTATCACCCATCTATCAGAACTGTCCCCGCCTGTATACCCACGTCTCTTCCACCACCTATCACCCATCTATCAGAACTGTCCCCGCCTGTATGCCCACGTCTCTTCCACCACCTATCACCCATCTATCAGAACTGTCCCCGCTTGTATGCCCACGTCTCTTCCACCACCGATCACCCATCTATCAGAACTGTCCCCGCCTGTATGCCCACGTCTCTTCCACCACCTCTATCACCCATCTATCAGAACTGTCCCCGCCTGTATGCCCACGTCTCTTCCACCACCTATCACCCATCTATCAGAACTGTCCCCGCCTGTATGCTCACGTCTCTTCCACCACCTATCACCCATCTATCAGAACTGTCCCCGCCTGTATGCCCACGTCTCTTCCACCACCTATCACCCATCTATCAGAACTGTCCCCCGCCTGTATGCCCACGTCTCTTCCACCACCTATCACCCATCTATCAGAACTGTCCCCGCCTGTATGCCCACGTCTCTTCCACCACCTATCACCCATCTATCAGAACTGTCCCCGCCTGTATGCCCACGTCTCTTCCACCACCTATCACCCATCTATCAGAACTGTCCCCGCCTGTATGCCCACGTCTCTTCCACCACCCATCTATCAGAACTGTCCCCGCCTGTATGCCACGTCTCTTCCACCACCGATCACCCATCTATCAGAACTGTCCCCGCCTGTATGCCCACGTCTCTTCCACCACCTATCACCCATCTATCAGAACTGTCCCCGCCTGTATGCCCACGTCTCTTCCACCACCTATCACCCATCTATCAGAACTGTCCCCGCCTGTATGCCCACGTCTCTTCCACCACCCATCTATCAGAACTGTCCCCGCCTGTATGCCCACGTCTCTTCCACCACCGATCACCCATCTATCAGAACTGTCCCCGCCTGTATGCCCACGTCTCTTCCACCACCTATCACCCATCTATCAGAACTGTCCCCGCCTGTATGCCCACGTCTCTTCCACCACCTATCACCCATCTATCAGAACTGTCCCCGCCTGTATGCCCACGTCTCTTCCACCACCTATCACCCATCTATCAGAACTGTCCCCGCCTGTATGCCCACGTCTCTTCCACCACCTATCACCCATCTATCAGAACTGTCCCCGCCTGTATGCCCACGTCTCTTCCACCACCCATCACCCATCTATCAGAACTGTCCCCGTTTGTATGCCCACGTCTCTTCCACCACCTATCACCCATCTATCAGAACTGTCCCCGCCTGTATGCCCACGTCTCTTCCACCACCGATCACCCATCTATCAGAACTGTCCCCGCCTGTATGCCCACGTCTCTTCCACCACCTATCACCCATCTATCAGAACTGTCC comes from the Salmo trutta chromosome 4, fSalTru1.1, whole genome shotgun sequence genome and includes:
- the LOC115191581 gene encoding proline-rich extensin-like protein EPR1, giving the protein MPTSLPPPITHLSELSPPVCSRLFHYLSPIYQNCPRLYTHVSSTTYHPSIRTVPACMPTSLPPPITHLSELSPLVCPRLFHHRSPIYQNCPRLYAHVSSTTSITHLSELSPPVCPRLFHHLSPIYQNCPRLYAHVSSTTYHPSIRTVPACMPTSLPPPITHLSELSPACMPTSLPPPITHLSELSPPVCPRLFHHLSPIYQNCPRLYAHVSSTTYHPSIRTVPACMPTSLPPPIYQNCPRLYATSLPPPITHLSELSPPVCPRLFHHLSPIYQNCPRLYAHVSSTTYHPSIRTVPACMPTSLPPPIYQNCPRLYAHVSSTTDHPSIRTVPACMPTSLPPPITHLSELSPPVCPRLFHHLSPIYQNCPRLYAHVSSTTYHPSIRTVPACMPTSLPPPITHLSELSPPVCPRLFHHPSPIYQNCPRLYAHVSSTTYHPSIRTVPACMPTSLPPPITHLSELSPPVCPRLFHHLSPIYQNCPRLYAHVSSTTYHPSIRTVPACMPTSLPPSIRTVPACMPTSLPPPITHLSELSPPVCPRLFHHLSPIYQNCPRLYAHVSSTTYHPSIRTVPACMLTSLPPPITHLSELSPPVCPRLFHHLSPIYQNCPRLYAHVSSTTYHPSIRTVPACMPTSLPPPITHLSELSPLVCPRLFHHLSPIYQNCPRLYAHVSSTTDHPSIRTVPACMPTSLPPPITHLSELSLPVCPRLFHHLSPIYQNCPCLYAHVSSTIYQNCPRLYAHVSSTTDHPSIRTVPACMPTSLPPPITHLSELSPPVYPRLFHHLSPIYQNCPRLYTHVSSTTYHPSIRTVPACMPTSLPPPITHLLELSPPVCPRLFHHLSPIYQNCPRLYAHVSSTTYHPSIRTVPACMPTSLPPPITHLSELSPPVCPRLFHPPITHLSELSPPVCPRLFHHLSPIYQNCPRIHTAY